One segment of Antennarius striatus isolate MH-2024 chromosome 5, ASM4005453v1, whole genome shotgun sequence DNA contains the following:
- the LOC137594988 gene encoding transforming protein RhoA gives MAAIRKKLVIVGDGACGKTCLLIVFSKDQFPEVYVPTVFENYVADIEVDGKQVELALWDTAGQEDYDRLRPLSYPDTDVILMCFSIDSPDSLENIPEKWTPEVKHFCPNVPIILVGNKKDLRNDEHTRRELAKMKQEPVKPEDGRDMANRIGAFGYMECSAKTKDGVREVFEMATRAALQARRGKKSSKCALL, from the exons ATGGCTGCAATTAGGAAAAAGCTGGTGATAGTGGGAGATGGAGCCTGCGGGAAGACCTGTCTACTCATTGTTTTTAGTAAGGACCAGTTTCCAGAGGTCTATGTGCCTACCGTGTTTGAGAACTACGTTGCTGACATTGAAGTTGATGGTAAACAG GTTGAGTTGGCACTCTGGGATACAGCGGGTCAAGAAGACTATGACAGACTGCGCCCGCTGTCCTATCCAGACACCGATGTCATCCTCATGTGCTTTTCCATCGACAGCCCCGACAGTCTTG AGAACATCCCAGAAAAATGGACACCTGAGGTGAAACACTTTTGCCCCAATGTTCCCATTATCCTGGTGGGAAATAAAAAAGACCTGCGCAATGATGAGCACACCCGTAGGGAGCTCGCAAAAATGAAAcag GAACCTGTGAAGCCAGAGGATGGGCGGGATATGGCTAACAGGATTGGTGCCTTTGGATACATGGAGTGCTCTGCAAAAACAAAGGATGGCGTGAGGGAAGTGTTTGAGATGGCCACCAGGGCCGCACTACAGGCTAGACGCGGAAAGAAGAGCAGTAAATGTGCGCTACTGTAA
- the LOC137594987 gene encoding transmembrane protein 43 — protein MSSTQSFSAKDPNQHRRVTVRSNPGFLERLGETAGGTVLGVGLFFLSIHVLFTNEGRALRTASSLDEGLSQVVSLGPFPTLDPQNNERLVHLSAQLQTSQPLHDPNYGVVLHAVKLQRQVEMYQWVEHQESKDYEEDGQTKTETTYTYNTEWKSELINSRNFDKEIGHQNPSAMAVESVTVVAPEVRAGPLILSKGLVEQIDNFQTLSLRNFPAETSDPFLTINDDYFYHTQHPRRPEVGDVRVQFSFAGLSGETSPLGTAQTVSVVAMQRDEQLRPFKTMSGDTLEILYLEELSAEEVFAKQHQYNSVKTWGLRAAGWLLMFISIQLTTRIIFTLVDWVPVLRELVSVGLKIFALCVSCSLSLLTIGVGWFYYRPLVAMALGALALVPVFLARSRLPAKKNE, from the exons ATGTCTTCAACACAGTCA TTTTCAGCCAAAGACCCAAATCAACACAGACGTGTGACTGTTCGTTCCAATCCTGGATTCCTGGAGCGATTAGGTGAAACTGCAGGAGGAACAGTCCTTGGTGTTGGACTGTTTTTCCTCTCTATTCATGTTCTCTTCACCAATGAG GGAAGGGCTCTACGAACAGCTTCATCCCTGGATGAGGGCCTCTCTCAGGTCGTTTCGTTGGGCCCTTTCCCCACCCTTGACCCACAGAACAACGAGCGTCTAGTTCACCTGTCAGCACAGCTGCAAACGTCACAG CCTCTGCATGACCCCAACTATGGAGTGGTGCTGCATGCAGTGAAGCTACAGAGGCAGGTGGAGATGTATCAGTGGGTGGAGCACCAAGAAAGCAA GGACTATGAAGAGGACGGCCAAACCAAAACTGAGACGACGTACACATACA ACACGGAGTGGAAATCAGAGCTGATCAACAGCCGTAATTTTGATAAAGAAATTGGTCACCAGAATCCAAG TGCCATGGCGGTTGAAAGTGTCACAGTGGTGGCTCCAGAGGTCAGAGCTGGACCGCTGATTCTGTCTAAAG GCCTGGTGGAGCAGATCGATAACTTCCAGACACTGAGCTTGAGGAATTTTCCAGCCGAGACCTCGGACCCTTTTCTCACCATTAACGATGATTATTTCTATCACACTCAACATCCACGCAGGCCGGAG GTCGGGGATGTTCGCGTACAATTCTCCTTTGCTGGACTGAGCGGTGAGACATCGCCCCTTGGCACAGCTCAAACT GTCAGTGTTGTAGCCATGCAGAGAGATGAACAGTTGAGGCCTTTCAAAACCATGTCAGGAGACACTCTGGAGATTCTCTATCTGGAGGAGCTCTCTGCAGAG GAAGTTTTTGCTAAACAACATCAGTACAACAGTGTGAAGACGTGGGGACTCAGGGCTGCTGGCTGGCTCCTCATGTTCATTAGTATTCAGTTGACCACACGAATCATCTTCACACTGG TGGACTGGGTTCCTGTTCTCAGAGAGCTTGTGTCTGTGGGGCTGAAGATCTTCGCTTTGTGCGTCTCctgctctctgtctcttctcACCATTGGAGTAGGTTGGTTTTATTACAGACCCCTGGTGGCCATGGCTCTGGGAGCACTAGCACTGGTTCCCGTGTTTCTCGCCCGCTCCAGACTTCCAGCCAAGAAGAATGAATGA
- the ndufaf3 gene encoding NADH dehydrogenase [ubiquinone] 1 alpha subcomplex assembly factor 3, with the protein MARILLHGSTQGFSLYSRAATGFLSPFLCRTHKLNPADDELYQRTTVSIMKKEANRVMIYSYSDKGFNISGNQVMGPCAVLPPTILQWNVGSYTEITEESVSLFHMVVPRIEILVLGTGARLERINPSVLALLKRKGIAVEVQDTPNACATFNLLCNDRRVAAAGLIPPPIITALKLTEE; encoded by the exons ATGGCCAGAATCCTCCTCCACGGATCAACTCAGGGGTTTTCTCTCTACTCTCGGGCAGCGACAGGTTTTTTAAG CCCGTTTCTGTGTCGTACACATAAATTAAATCCCGCCGATGATGAGTTGTACCAGCGCACCACCGTGTCCATCATGAAGAAGGAGGCTAATAGAGTTATGATCTACAGCTACAGTGACAAAGGATTCAACATCAGTGGCAACCAAGTGATGGGTCCCTGTGCTGTGCTGCCTCCTACCATCCTCCAGTGGAAC GTTGGCAGCTACACAGAGATCACAGAAGAAAGTGTCTCACTTTTCCACATGGTTGTGCCAAGAAtcg AGATTCTTGTGCTAGGCACAGGTGCACGGCTTGAACGAATTAATCCCTCTGTCCTTGCTCTACTTAAAAGAAAAGGCATCGCTGTGGAAGTACAAGACACG CCGAATGCCTGTGCCACCTTCAACTTACTATGTAATGACAGGCGTGTAGCAGCCGCTGGTCTAATCCCTCCACCCATCATCACTGCTCTGAAGCTGACTGAGGAATAA
- the nckipsd gene encoding NCK-interacting protein with SH3 domain isoform X2 — translation MYRSLYAFRSAEPNSLHFSAGESFLILERSNKHWWLGSRSTSGETGYIPASYIEKIQAPEQDEVLQSIDRAIEGIHNVALKNGGKYNLEQRDVLQKLIHHRKETLARRSSSSSVHKQGLPTSSSEISLSQTPPPPNGLNRDYGRQGSMPMSGSMDNMQREQGFYQVPPQARRAAPITPPPPEKQRSSRRPDPEVPSQGSSLPPSPAPSLSISTTSLESGSSPSDVSLPSVSSTPPPPVPSRVKPTAPLQEAPPSNSSPQPAPAKKSMAPQPPKPTPPSQPNVEEQPESEWPIAPPSVAESPPHSPTAPEPVLMTVGAELIELVRKNTGLSYELSRVAVGVVVGHLQTALPHAFSDMERVLLSLVESKDLSAALPGGQVCHDEQRLEVIFSDLARHRDDSQQRSWALHEDHAVIACYLEELLKILTDADPEELRVSLRLLLLKVFGAMCSLDAAIISTFLNSILPMELARDLQTDKQEHQKMCYTALVLTMIFSMGEQVPYHHYDHLNADFVEFLLGVVEDGLPSDPTEQLPDIFLNLVLAFNLHHTAPSGNVVMQELKKKNVKILSEKVLLLLNRGDDPVCMFKHTPPAPHSVLKFLQDVFSSQETADIFYRTDMMVMIDIAVRQISDLSPGDRLRMEYLSLMHSIIRSTDYLEHRHRLSDLQAALQRILREEEDPGEDEGNATAKQMDKLIIQQIYKEFPQISENQD, via the exons ATGTACCGGTCTTTGTACGCCTTCCGATCCGCGGAGCCCAACTCGCTCCACTTCTCAGCCGGAGAAAGCTTCTTAATCCTGGAGAGGAGCAACAAACACTGGTGGCTGGGTTCTCGCTCCACCTCCGGAGAAACGGGCTACATACCAGCTTCATACATCGAAAAAATACAG GCTCCAGAGCAGGATGAGGTGCTGCAGTCCATTGACAGAGCAATCGAAGGAATCCACAACGTAGCCTTAAAGAACGGAGGCAAATACAATCTGGAGCAGAGAGATGTCCTGCA GAAATTGATCCATCACAGAAAGGAGACCCTGGCACGACGaagttcctcttcctctgttcaTAAACAAGGCCTCCCGACCTCCAGCAGTGAAATATCTCTGAGCCAGACGCCTCCTCCGCCCAATGGCCTCAACCGAGACTACGGGCGCCAGGGCTCCATGCCGATGTCAGGAAGCATGGACAACATGCAGCGAGAACAGGGCTTTTACCAG GTGCCTCCTCAGGCTCGGCGTGCAGCTCCGATCACCCCACCTCCGCCGGAGAAGCAGCGCAGCAGCCGGCGTCCAG aTCCAGAGGTTCCATCACAGGGGTCCTCTCTCCCCCCGTCCCCTGCTCCCTCCCTCTCAATCAGCACCACCTCTCTGGAgtctggctcctccccctccgaTGTCAGCCTGCCCAGTGTTTCcagcaccccccctcctcctgtgcCATCCCGTGTGAAGCCCACCGCACCGCTCCAAGAAGCCCCGCCCTCAAACTCCTCTCCTCAACCGGCTCCTGCAAAGAAAAGCATGGCTCCACAGCCCCCAAAgcccacccctccctcacagCCCAACGTGGAGGAGCAGCCAGAGAGCGAGTGGCCTATCGCCCCCCCATCTGTCGCTGAAAGCCCCCCTCATAGCCCCACTGCACCCGAGCCAGTTCTCATGACTGTGGGAGCTGAACTGATTGAGCTGGTACGGAAGAACACCGGCTTGAGTTACGAACTGTCGCGGGTCGccgtgggggtggtggtgggtcACCTGCAGACGGCCTTACCTCACGCTTTCTCCGACATGGAGCGAGTTCTTCTCTCGCTGGTGGAGAGCAAG GATTTGAGTGCAGCACTGCCGGGGGGGCAGGTATGTCACGACGAGCAAAGGCTGGAGGTGATCTTCAGCGACCTCGCCCGTCACCGGGACGACTCCCAGCAGCGCAGCTGGGCTCTTCACGAGGACCATGCAGTCATCGCTTGTtacctggaggagctgctgaagatACTG ACTGATGCAGACCCAGAG GAGCTCCGAGTGTCTCTGCGGTTGCTGCTGCTCAAAGTCTTCGGAGCGATGTGTAGCCTGGATGCTGCGATCATCTCCACTTTCCTGAACTCCATCCTCCCCATGGAGCTGGCCAGAGACCTGCAGACCGACAAGCAAG AACATCAGAAGATGTGCTACACAGCTTTGGTACTGACTATGATTTTCTCAATGGGCGAGCAGGTGCCATATCATCACTATG ATCACTTAAATGCTGACTTTGTTGAGTTCCTGCTGGGTGTGGTGGAGGACGGGCTTCCCTCTGACCCCACAGAGCAGCTGCCTGACATCTTCCTGAACCTCGTTCTGGCCTTCAACCTGCACCACACGG CACCCAGCGGCAATGTCGTCATGCAggagctgaagaagaaaaatgtgaagattCTATCAGAGAAAGTGCTGCTGCTCCTGAACAGAGGCG ACGACCCTGTATGTATGTTCAAACACACCCCGCCTGCTCCTCACTCTGTTCTCAAGTTCCTGCAGGATGTTTTCTCTAGCCAAGAAACGGCTGACATCTTCTACCGCACCGACATGATGGTGATGATCGACATTGCCGTCAGACAAATATCCGACCTCTCACCTGGAGACAGG CTGCGAATGGAGTATCTCTCCCTCATGCACTCTATAATACGCTCAACCGACTACCTCGAGCACCGACACCGCTTGTCCGACTTGCAGGCGGCGCTGCAGAGGATTCTCAGGGAGGAGGAAGATCCAGGAGAGGATGAAGGCAACGCGACAGCGAAGCAGATGGATAAACTAATAATACAGCAGATCTACAAGGAGTTCCCACAGATCAGTGAGAACCAGGATTAA
- the nckipsd gene encoding NCK-interacting protein with SH3 domain isoform X1, whose protein sequence is MYRSLYAFRSAEPNSLHFSAGESFLILERSNKHWWLGSRSTSGETGYIPASYIEKIQAPEQDEVLQSIDRAIEGIHNVALKNGGKYNLEQRDVLQKLIHHRKETLARRSSSSSVHKQGLPTSSSEISLSQTPPPPNGLNRDYGRQGSMPMSGSMDNMQREQGFYQVPPQARRAAPITPPPPEKQRSSRRPDPEVPSQGSSLPPSPAPSLSISTTSLESGSSPSDVSLPSVSSTPPPPVPSRVKPTAPLQEAPPSNSSPQPAPAKKSMAPQPPKPTPPSQPNVEEQPESEWPIAPPSVAESPPHSPTAPEPVLMTVGAELIELVRKNTGLSYELSRVAVGVVVGHLQTALPHAFSDMERVLLSLVESKDLSAALPGGQVCHDEQRLEVIFSDLARHRDDSQQRSWALHEDHAVIACYLEELLKILTDADPEVCKRMCKSNNYENVLSLVSYYQMELRVSLRLLLLKVFGAMCSLDAAIISTFLNSILPMELARDLQTDKQEHQKMCYTALVLTMIFSMGEQVPYHHYDHLNADFVEFLLGVVEDGLPSDPTEQLPDIFLNLVLAFNLHHTAPSGNVVMQELKKKNVKILSEKVLLLLNRGDDPVCMFKHTPPAPHSVLKFLQDVFSSQETADIFYRTDMMVMIDIAVRQISDLSPGDRLRMEYLSLMHSIIRSTDYLEHRHRLSDLQAALQRILREEEDPGEDEGNATAKQMDKLIIQQIYKEFPQISENQD, encoded by the exons ATGTACCGGTCTTTGTACGCCTTCCGATCCGCGGAGCCCAACTCGCTCCACTTCTCAGCCGGAGAAAGCTTCTTAATCCTGGAGAGGAGCAACAAACACTGGTGGCTGGGTTCTCGCTCCACCTCCGGAGAAACGGGCTACATACCAGCTTCATACATCGAAAAAATACAG GCTCCAGAGCAGGATGAGGTGCTGCAGTCCATTGACAGAGCAATCGAAGGAATCCACAACGTAGCCTTAAAGAACGGAGGCAAATACAATCTGGAGCAGAGAGATGTCCTGCA GAAATTGATCCATCACAGAAAGGAGACCCTGGCACGACGaagttcctcttcctctgttcaTAAACAAGGCCTCCCGACCTCCAGCAGTGAAATATCTCTGAGCCAGACGCCTCCTCCGCCCAATGGCCTCAACCGAGACTACGGGCGCCAGGGCTCCATGCCGATGTCAGGAAGCATGGACAACATGCAGCGAGAACAGGGCTTTTACCAG GTGCCTCCTCAGGCTCGGCGTGCAGCTCCGATCACCCCACCTCCGCCGGAGAAGCAGCGCAGCAGCCGGCGTCCAG aTCCAGAGGTTCCATCACAGGGGTCCTCTCTCCCCCCGTCCCCTGCTCCCTCCCTCTCAATCAGCACCACCTCTCTGGAgtctggctcctccccctccgaTGTCAGCCTGCCCAGTGTTTCcagcaccccccctcctcctgtgcCATCCCGTGTGAAGCCCACCGCACCGCTCCAAGAAGCCCCGCCCTCAAACTCCTCTCCTCAACCGGCTCCTGCAAAGAAAAGCATGGCTCCACAGCCCCCAAAgcccacccctccctcacagCCCAACGTGGAGGAGCAGCCAGAGAGCGAGTGGCCTATCGCCCCCCCATCTGTCGCTGAAAGCCCCCCTCATAGCCCCACTGCACCCGAGCCAGTTCTCATGACTGTGGGAGCTGAACTGATTGAGCTGGTACGGAAGAACACCGGCTTGAGTTACGAACTGTCGCGGGTCGccgtgggggtggtggtgggtcACCTGCAGACGGCCTTACCTCACGCTTTCTCCGACATGGAGCGAGTTCTTCTCTCGCTGGTGGAGAGCAAG GATTTGAGTGCAGCACTGCCGGGGGGGCAGGTATGTCACGACGAGCAAAGGCTGGAGGTGATCTTCAGCGACCTCGCCCGTCACCGGGACGACTCCCAGCAGCGCAGCTGGGCTCTTCACGAGGACCATGCAGTCATCGCTTGTtacctggaggagctgctgaagatACTG ACTGATGCAGACCCAGAGGTGTGTAAGAGGATGTGCAAAAGCAACAACTATGAGAATGTGCTGTCTCTGGTTTCATATTATCAGATG GAGCTCCGAGTGTCTCTGCGGTTGCTGCTGCTCAAAGTCTTCGGAGCGATGTGTAGCCTGGATGCTGCGATCATCTCCACTTTCCTGAACTCCATCCTCCCCATGGAGCTGGCCAGAGACCTGCAGACCGACAAGCAAG AACATCAGAAGATGTGCTACACAGCTTTGGTACTGACTATGATTTTCTCAATGGGCGAGCAGGTGCCATATCATCACTATG ATCACTTAAATGCTGACTTTGTTGAGTTCCTGCTGGGTGTGGTGGAGGACGGGCTTCCCTCTGACCCCACAGAGCAGCTGCCTGACATCTTCCTGAACCTCGTTCTGGCCTTCAACCTGCACCACACGG CACCCAGCGGCAATGTCGTCATGCAggagctgaagaagaaaaatgtgaagattCTATCAGAGAAAGTGCTGCTGCTCCTGAACAGAGGCG ACGACCCTGTATGTATGTTCAAACACACCCCGCCTGCTCCTCACTCTGTTCTCAAGTTCCTGCAGGATGTTTTCTCTAGCCAAGAAACGGCTGACATCTTCTACCGCACCGACATGATGGTGATGATCGACATTGCCGTCAGACAAATATCCGACCTCTCACCTGGAGACAGG CTGCGAATGGAGTATCTCTCCCTCATGCACTCTATAATACGCTCAACCGACTACCTCGAGCACCGACACCGCTTGTCCGACTTGCAGGCGGCGCTGCAGAGGATTCTCAGGGAGGAGGAAGATCCAGGAGAGGATGAAGGCAACGCGACAGCGAAGCAGATGGATAAACTAATAATACAGCAGATCTACAAGGAGTTCCCACAGATCAGTGAGAACCAGGATTAA
- the zgc:112334 gene encoding rab GDP dissociation inhibitor beta, which translates to MEEYDIIVLGTGLKECILSGLLAQSGKKVLHIDRNSYCGGESASISPLEQLYKKFKVPGPAKFMDSGKEWNVDLIPKFFLASDDLVKILLHTEVTRYLDFKVVQGSYVYKAGKVHKVPGTEEDTHASDLLGMFDKRRFRKLLLFALNFDVRNPRTYQDMEPEKTTTRDLFCHFDLGMDVIEFTGHAIALHSNDSYLDQPCLETIRRIKLYSESLSRHEISPYIYPVYGLGELPQGFARLSAEYGGTFLLNRAVDEIVMDNGRVNAVRSDGKLFYCKQLICDPSYVHSRVRKVGRVIRVTCLLNHPVKNTHKASSCQIIIPQTQLDRKSDIYISVVSHAHNVAKDGLYIATVSTTAETKNPEKEVQPALELLEPIMQKFVSVRNLLIPNDDGRRSQIFISRSFDATNHFENECEDIKDLYHRITGAELCFRDARRHQSHSSNDD; encoded by the exons ATGGAGGAATATGATATTATTGTTCTGGGAACTGGACTGAAG GAATGCATCCTCTCTGGTTTGTTGGCTCAAAGTGGGAAAAAGGTTCTCCACATTGACAGGAATTCTTACTGTGGAGGAGAGAGTGCTTCCATTTCCCCCCTTGAGCAG CTGTACAAGAAATTCAAGGTTCCAGGTCCTGCTAAGTTTATGGACTCCGGAAAAGAGTGGAATGTTGATCTTATCCCCAAATTCTTTCTTGCCAGTG ATGATCTGGTGAAGATCTTGTTGCACACTGAGGTCACTCGGTATTTGGACTTCAAAGTTGTCCAAGGCAGCTACGTCTACAAAGCAGGCAAAGTGCATAAAGTCCCCGGCACAGAGGAAGATACCCATGCTTCAG ATCTGTTGGGAATGTTTGACAAGAGGAGGTTCCGGAAGCTGCTGCTCTTTGCCCTGAACTTTGATGTGAGAAACCCTCGGACCTACCAGGACATGGAACCTGAGAAAACAACCACACGGGACCTCTTTTGTCACTTTGACCTGGGAATGGATGTCATAGAATTCACAGGTCACGCCATCGCCTTACACAGCAATGACAG TTACCTGGATCAGCCGTGTCTGGAGACCATCAGAAGGATCAAGCTGTACTCAGAGTCTCTGTCCCGCCATGAAATCAGTCCCTACATCTATCCGGTGTATGGGCTGGGAGAACTGCCACAGGGATTTGCCAG ACTGAGTGCAGAATATGGAGGAACCTTCCTGTTAAACAGAGCTGTGGATGAGATTGTGATGGACAACGGCAGAGTGAACGCAGTGAGGTCTGATGGGAAG CTGTTCTACTGTAAGCAGCTCATCTGCGATCCGAGCTACGTTCATAGCCGAGTGAGGAAAGTGGGACGAGTGATCAGAGTTACATGTCTGCTGAATCACCCGGTGAAAAACACCCACAAAGCGAGTTCCTGTCAAATCATCATCCCACAGACGCAGCTCGACAGAAAATCAG ACATCTATATATCCGTGGTGTCCCACGCTCACAATGTGGCCAAAGACGGGCTTTACATCGCCACAGTCAGCACCACCGCAGAAACCAAGAACCCGGAGAAAGAAGTTCAACCAGCGCTGGAGCTCCTCGAACCCATCATGCAGAA ATTTGTCTCAGTTCGCAACCTTTTAATTCCCAACGACGATGGACGCAGGAGTCAG ATATTTATTTCCCGGTCTTTTGATGCAACAAATCACTTTGAGAACGAGTGCGAGGATATCAAGGACCTGTACCACCGGATCACAGGAGCGGAGCTGTGCTTCAGAGACGCGCGGAGACACCAGTCCCACAGCTCCAACGACGACTGA